In Streptomyces sclerotialus, one genomic interval encodes:
- a CDS encoding HpcH/HpaI aldolase/citrate lyase family protein produces the protein MTASSRPILRSILYTPALSLDRVVSARNYDADVHLIDLEDSVPAPAKDEARKICRTALDRSPNPANSAVRINPLGSMAAVHDIAMLTAAPVKPGFVFMTMVRFPSEPLLLRETFTSADWHPEIFVTVETVEAIGAIDEIAAASDGLILGSADLAATLGIEIGWDGLLAARQAMALACARHGIACIDTGNFQLASASVLQQEIEQARSLGFHGKGTVHPKELEAINRAFRPDENELRSARRVMEAVRTAGDGVTLVDGHMVGPPFVRKARTTVARGEAWAARFGRTSSAGLKSGQAEAG, from the coding sequence ATGACCGCTTCGTCCCGCCCGATCCTGCGCAGCATTCTGTACACCCCCGCTCTGTCCCTGGACCGGGTGGTCTCCGCCCGGAACTACGACGCCGACGTCCACCTCATCGATCTCGAGGACTCGGTGCCCGCCCCGGCCAAGGATGAGGCACGGAAGATCTGCCGTACGGCGCTCGACCGATCGCCAAACCCCGCGAACTCGGCCGTGCGCATCAATCCCCTGGGATCAATGGCGGCAGTGCACGACATCGCCATGCTCACGGCCGCTCCGGTCAAGCCCGGGTTCGTCTTCATGACCATGGTCAGGTTCCCGTCCGAACCCTTGCTGCTGCGTGAGACGTTCACCTCCGCCGACTGGCATCCGGAGATTTTCGTGACCGTCGAAACGGTGGAGGCGATCGGCGCGATCGACGAGATCGCTGCAGCGAGCGACGGGTTGATTCTGGGATCGGCAGACCTGGCAGCCACTCTGGGCATCGAGATCGGCTGGGACGGGCTGCTGGCCGCCCGGCAGGCCATGGCACTCGCCTGTGCCCGGCACGGCATTGCCTGCATCGACACCGGCAATTTCCAGCTGGCGAGTGCCTCGGTGTTGCAGCAGGAAATCGAGCAGGCACGATCACTGGGCTTCCACGGCAAGGGCACCGTGCATCCGAAGGAACTGGAAGCCATCAACCGGGCGTTCCGCCCGGACGAGAACGAACTGCGGTCTGCTCGCCGAGTAATGGAAGCGGTGCGCACGGCCGGTGACGGCGTCACTCTGGTCGACGGGCACATGGTCGGACCACCTTTCGTACGCAAGGCCCGGACGACCGTGGCCCGGGGCGAGGCGTGGGCCGCACGGTTCGGCCGGACGTCTTCCGCCGGGCTGAAGTCAGGACAGGCCGAGGCCGGATGA